The sequence below is a genomic window from Salarchaeum japonicum.
CACCAGCGCCTCGGAGAAGCCGGCGTCCTCGTTACCAGGAACGGCGTCCTGGACGAACCGCATCTGTGCGTAGTTCAGACCGAACTCGTCGGCCCACTCCTCGTCCATCCCGTCGAGGCGGTGGAACTGCTTGACCGCACACTGGTCCAGAATCGCCTCGGATTCGGCGTGCTCGAAGAACTCGTCGACGGTCTGCGTGACCAGCCGGATCGAGAGGTCGTGATGCCGGTGGTGGCGGAACACTGTCTCGAGGAACGCCAGACTCGCGGCGTCCTGCATGATGTAGCGCGCCTCGTCGATGTAGAACACGACCTCCTTCTCCGAGACCTTCGCTCGCTCGTAGACCAGCGAGATGAGCAGCTGCATGGTCAGCGCCGTACTGCTGTCGACGCTCCCCTCCTGCTGGGCGAGGTCGAGATAGATGACCTTCTCGTCCCGGATGTCGAAGTCGGATTCCTGGCCGAGGTTGGCGTGGCGACCGTCGTCCTCGAAGGGACGGAGCTGATCGAGCAGCCACGTTGCGTTCTCTTTGATCTTCCCCGCCTCCTCGTCGGACCGGACGACGAACTCCTCGGGGTCGTCGACCATATCTTCGAACACGTCCATCATCTCGCGGATGGTCGGACTCGGATTGCTGTGCGTCGAGATGTCGTCGGTGATCCCGTTGCGCTGGTAGGCACGTTTGAGGGCGAGTTCGAGCGTGGTGCGCCGATCTCCCAGTGAGATACCCCGGAGGGCGAAGAAGTTCGTGAGGAAGCTCATCGCGTCGTCGAGTTTCTCGTTGAACGGGCTCGCGTCCTCACCCATCGCCCGCTGGACGTGTTCGGGCGTCTCGCGGATTTCCAGCGGATTCAGACCGAGCGTCCCGCCAACCGTGATCCGCTTGGCGTCGAGCGCCTCTGAGACGCCGGCCCAGTTGTTCAATGGTTCGAGGATGATGCCGATGCGGTCCTTGCTCTGCTCAATCGACCGGATGAAGTTCTGCTTCGAACTGAACGACTTTCCCGACCCGGTGTCGCCGACGGTGAACATCGCGTACCCGTTATCTCGCGCAAACGGGTCGATGACCACGGGGCTCTGGTTGTCCTTGTGGATCCCGAACTCGACGCCGCCCTCCTCGAGAATCGTCGCGTTGTGCGGCGAGGACAGCAACGCGCCGACGGCGCCGCCGAGTGCGATCGACGTCCGGCCGAACTCGTTGTCGCCGATGGGCGCGGCGGACTGGAGGGCGAGATCCTGGCGACAGATGGCCGTCTTCGGCGTGAGGTTCGCCGGGTCGTCCCGGAGCGCACTCTTGACCGTCTGGACGGCGTCTCTGAGGTCGTCTTTCTCGTCGGCCCGCACGGTGATGAACATCCCTTGGTCGAAGACGTTCGCGCCGTTCTCGACGGCCTTGTACGTCGCTGCAGCCTCGTTGGCGCGTTCCTGTAGGTAGGCACTCCGGATACTCTGTTCGAGGTCAGCGTCCACCTGAAGGTCGTCAGCGATGTCCTGCAGTTCGTTCCGGGCCCGCTCCTGATTTTTCGGCGTGATATGGGCCGTCAGATCGAACTGGACGTCGGTCATCTCGAAGAGGTCGCTCAGATACCCGTCGTTGGGATAGTCGGCATAGTTAGCGATGTACAGCGTCGACGTCCACTGCTCACCGACCTGTGCGGCTCGCGTTTCCCACTCAATCGCCGCCGGCGCGGTCACCGTCTTGTGTGACTCGGAGATGTCGTCGAGGAGCTGGCGTTCGGCCTCGCCTTCTTCGAGTGTCTCCTCGTCGAGGACATCGGTAAAGTCCACGTCTGGTTCATCATCCGCAGTGAAGCGGTCCCAGAGGTACTTACTGCCGACGCCAAGGCCGAGACCCACTGCAAGGGCTAGTACTGCACTCTCTGCTGGTGTCAGATTCTGGAGCCACCCGGCGACGGAGCCAAGCGCGCCACCATCAGTCTGGAGGATCACGTTACGCATCGTGTGGGTCCTCCCGGCGCGAGTGGCCGATGATCGATTGGTCGCGAACGACACGTTCCGCCTCGTCGTAGTCATGTTCGCGGCCGTTCCAGAAGTCCATATTCAGGACGAACAGCTCGACCGTGCTGAGTCGACGTGCGGACCACCCCGACGCCTGCTGGATGAACTCGGAGCGAACATCATTCACGCGACTGTCGAGCTTCTCGAACATCTGCGCACGACGTTCGACGTCGGTGAGGTCCTCGCGGCGGGTGACGAACGGGTTGAACAGGAAGCCGATGACCGGGAACTGGGTCAGCTTCTCGGCGGGGGTGCCCTCGTCACGGAAGCGGTCGTACACTTCTATCGGGCTGACTTCAACGCCGATGTAGTACCGGACCTGCTGAATGCCCCGGTCACGCATCTCCTTCGGCCGTGTTTCCCGATATTCTTCGAGGAGTTCCCGGAAAATCGGGTTCTCCGTGACGTCTTCGTCAGTGAGTCGATCCTCGATGGTCTCAGTGATCTGCTCGACTGGGAAAGAGCGGGTTGTGGCGTGGAGTTTGAGCTTCGAGTCCAGCTCTTTGTTAGCGAACTCTTCGCCGGCGTCCTGCAGCTGCGCCCAGTCGTCGGACATCGCGAAGTCCATATTGGCCGGATCGATCTCGATGAACGCCTCCATCGCGCCGTCTTCACGCTGGATAGCACCAGCGCCCGGCCACGCTCGCTTGATGTTCGTGAGGTCCTGCGTTCGCTCGTCCGGCTTGAACGGCGTGTAGTTCGCGAGTCCGCCTTGGTTGCGCTCTGTCTCGTTGGTACTCGTGTCGGCGTCGGCGGGCGCACTGAACGTGACCTGAGGCCGTTTGAGGTATCGATAGACGTCTTTGGTCCACGTCCAGGCATTCAGGTGGGTTGGTGAGACGTAGATGACGGCGACGCCAAAGCCAAGCCCGCCAGCAACGAACGGGAGAGCCAGTGATTCGATCCCGGTGAGGCCCGCGATAAACAGCCCAATAATGGGGAAGGCGATGAGCATGCCGACGTCCCCTTCCTCGATATTGAGATACGGGATGCGGCTCTCCTCGCCGAACTGATCCATGATGCGCCGTGCGGCCGCGTCTTGATCTGCTGACATTGTTAGTGGATTCCTCGATCAAACTCCATCCCACGGTCGTCACTCGCCGATTCCGCTGTCGCTCCACCTGGGTCGTTCTCTGTTCGACGGTACGACGGCGTGCCGCCATCGTTTCCTCCATGCCCACCGCGGGCAGCCGCTTTTTGCGCGACGGCATGACCGGCAGCGGCTTTCGGCCCCCACCGAGCGGCGGTCGTCGCGACGCCGGCGCCACCGACGTAGGCTCCAGCGGCGACACCGCCAACGAGTGCTACGCCTTTCGTCGCACCGCCGACGACTTTGGCCGTCAACGGGGTCGCGTATTTGAACGTCTTCCACGTGATGTAGAGGGCGACCAGCGGAAGAGACGCAGCGACGAGATATTTGAGGAATGCTGTTCCTGGTGTGAGCGTTCCACCGCTGTAGATCAAGTCGTACCCCTTGAGGACCATCGCTGCCGGGAGCGGGAGGACAGCCAACGGGACAAACCGTTTGCAAAACCCCATCGCGATATCGGATACGACCGGAATATTTCCGTAGGCCAGTGCAAATGCAATCGGCATTCCGTACAGGTAGACATACAGCAGAATCATCCGGATGTAGAACAGCGCCTCCAACGCCCACATCGAGATTCCACCAATCACGGCAAACAATAATCCCAGCCCTGGGTTTGTGATAGATACTTCCAAGAATCCAATCATCGCCTCCGTAACCGAGGAAAGCTCCGGCATCAGGGCGATAGTGAATCCGTCAACGAGGTAGAGCGCGAGAGTCCCAATCCAGTACCACGTAATGATTAGAAAAGCACCGACCCAGGCCGTTTTCTTCGTTTTTCGGGCTTCGTAGGTACTTCCAATATTGAAGATCCGAACCGTGTGACGGCCCTGAACGCTCATCACAAGGAGCAAGAGGGCAACTAGCATGATTTCGCCGCCGATGAGAGCATCGTGAATCGCTGGCCAGGGTGCATTGGTCGGTTCACCGAAGACAAAAGCTCCGTTCGTCTCTGGAGTAGGTGTCCCGAACATTCCCTCAGTCAGAGTTTCATACCCTGATCTGAGACCGTCCATGAACAGCCCAATGAACCACTCAACGACGCCCTTGATACCCTCAAGGACGACATCAATGAGATCGACCATCGTTATACCTCAGTGATCGTGACCTCACAATCAGTCATATCGTCGGAACCAGTGTATTGAACGTTGTAGGTGCTTGAGACCTGATTTCCACCGACCCGTGTCTCAACGATAACAGTAAACTGGCCACTATTCCCGTCTGGGGAGCATCCCATCCCGTCCTCAGTTTCTGTACCGAACGGGAACGAATTACTGAACAGGTCGGCCGTCTCGCCGGGGGAAACTACTACCCGGTCGGTTTCGTGCATTCCACTGCCTCTGGGGTTCTCAATTGGATTGGGAACGTCCCCGGAGAAGATTAGTTCAGTTATCGCTTCCGGACCGCTTCCTGTGTTCTCTACCGTAACGAATGCCTCGCCATTCTTGATCCGGTCTGTCTCGCTCTCACCATAGACTTCGTCCCACGGCTTATCTGGGTTATTCCGATAGAGTCCGACATCCTGTATCTGGATCTCTGGACGCAGTTCAGTCGTGGTCTCAACTACTGTCTCCTCGCCTTTCAACGCGAGTACGCGGTACTCACCGGGCGCATACGCGGTGCCGATCTCGAACGAGACCTGCTGAGCACCCGCGGCTACGTCACGTTTCCCGAATAACTCGCCGTTCGGTTGGATGAGGTTGACCTGGTCGACGTCGGCCTCTTCGGAGAGTTCGACGACGAGTGCTGTTCCCTCAATAGTGATACGCGTGAGTGGACCTTTGCCATCTGGAGAGGTCGTTCCGTCACCAGGCGTCCCAGAACCGCCATTGTCGTTCAGACAGCCAGCGACGCTCATGAGGGCAGCACCTGCGACTGTTCGGAGGGCGGTTCGCCGACTGATGTGTGGGTGGTTTCTAGTCATGACTACGGGTTCCGTTGGAAGATGTCTTCTGGACCGAGCATTCGGAGAAGTCGCTTGCCAGCGTAGAACATCACAACAAACGGGATGAGCTGCCAGCCGACCTCGAAAATGAACGCGAACCAACCGTCGATGGTGCCAAGCGGGTGCCAGCGAGCAGTTGCCATCGCACTCACGTATGCGGGGTCGTGCCCGAGCCACGAACCCGGATGGTACCGAGCCGTGTAGATACCCGGCTTGTCGATCGTCACAATCGCTACCCCGGAGGCGTTGGTCTCAACACGTTGCTCCGCGATGGTGATGTACCCGTTGCGAGTGTTCCCGCCGATTGGATATCGTCGGTCGGGATCGCTGAGCACGATTGGTGCGCCGGTCTCGTTATCCCGGAGCTCGATGCGGAGTGTGGCCTGGCTTTCGTTCTGCTGGAGCACCTCAACAGTCAGATTACTGCGCCGGAGCTGCCGCTCTGAGCTAGCGTCAGGTGCCACAATCGAGGCGTTCACGCCCCGCACGATCCCCGCTACCTGGAGCGCGTCGCGGTCGACGTTCTCCGCGCGAACCGCAACACCGTACGTCGTCGTGTACGACTGGTTGACGATGTCGATGTTGATGTTCTCACCGAGCGTGCCGACCGGAGACGGTCGGTCAATGCCCCAGGTGTCGATGATCTCTGGGCCATCGCGAACTGGTTCAGCCCTCGGGCCGATCCGCGATGGATATGCATGGACGTACACGGGAATTGCGTCAGACTCGACGGTGGCGCTGTCGGTCCGGTTCGACCTGACGAGGGTATCCCAATTGGAGTTCCGAGCGGTGTAGAACCGCCAGACGCCACGCACTCGTGCGCTTCCATTCTCCGTCAGCGTGTACCCCTGCCACGGTCGAGACTGGAAAATGGCCACACCGGCGTCACCATTGGGATACTCGGCGTAGTAGGGGTACGCTGAGAGGTCGTAGATCTCGACGGCGATCGAATCCGAGACGTTGAGCGACTCGGTTCGGTACGTGACCTCGACATCGGTCTCGTCGCCTCGGTCGATTCGCGTGGTCTTCTTCAGCCGGACGCTGATCTCGGCTTCAAGCGTGAGGTTTGCACTCCAATCATCCTCGATCTGGTAGTCGAGGGCCGGCGTGTGCGAGCCGTCACGCTCGACGATGGTTTCGCCGTCCTTCTGCAATCGAACCTCCTCGACCTCGTTGCTCGCGAGCGACCACTCGATCGTCGTGTTCCCCGAAGAGCTGCCGTTCGGGACGCGAACGCGATAGTCGACGAGCCCCCGCATCGTGCCGTTCGGCGCGATATAGAGCGGCGTATCACCCGACTCCAAGTGACCTCGCGTCGACGGCTGCACTGCGAATACCGTGGCGTGGGCGTCCTCGATAAACACGCCATCTTCGAGCGACGCGTGGCGCGGATGCACGGACGTATCCGACCCACCGGCTTCGAGATCAGCGAAGTCGTTTCGCGTCCACGTTGCAGCTGTCGCCGGCGGGCGCGTGAACGTGATGTCCGTCCCGTTTGCGAGCTGGTGCATCGCGGTCCGGCTCTCGCCGTAGCGCTGCTGGTACTCCTCTTGGCTGATGTAGTTGTCCGCGTCGCGAGACCACAGCGTCGCTGATTCATTCTCAGTGAGCCCATTCCCCTCCGTGCCTGGCCGTGGCGGGCTTGCAGTAACGAGACCCGTGACTAGGCTCGTCACGAACAGGGCGGCCATTAGCACGGAGAGCTCTCGTTGTGTCATGGGGGCTCGCGACGGGGGTGGTAGTCGCCTACCAGGGGGCGAGGTCGACGCACTGCGCCAGCGGGAGGTTCATCATCGACCCAGCGACGGTGTAGAGTGGGCCGAGGGCGACGAGGACGACCGCGGACTTCATCGCCGACCGTTTGTGCCGCTTGAGGCCCTTCTTCTGCTCGGGCGTGATCGTGAACATCTCGATAAGGGAGTCAGCCTGCCACACGACTGCGAGGCCGACAATGCCTAGCGCCGTGGTAAGCTGGAAGAAACCCTCGATCATGCCGGGAAGGTTGTCCGCACTACAGACGGCATTCGTCTGTGCGGCGGCGGGTCCCACAGCGAACAGGCTCAGGGCGACGACGATGAACATAGCTTGCCTGGGAAGCCTACTCGATGCCGTGGACTGGCTGTCGGGGCGATTCGAAGCCGTCTCGGAGGGCGTATTGTCCTGTGACATAGCGGGTTACTCCTCTGCGTCGTCGACGAGTGCTTTCAGATCAGCGTAGCGGTTGGTCTCGTCGACGATCTCGTCTTTCGTGTAGCCCTGTTCGCGAGCCCGTTCGAAGAGATCTCGAAGCTCGTCAGGGTCAACGTCGCGAAGCTCCATCTCATCTCGGAGGGCGCGGCGGTAGAGGGCGGACCCGTTGATATGGCTGTTCCACGTCAGGTACAGGTCATCGATGTCTTCGATGGTGACTGCCCGTGTGATCATATGTGCGGGGTGGGTATGCACCGGTTGAGCCCCGGTCCATGGTGGTGCGATAGCTAGAAGATCGGTATATGCTTTCTGGCCACCAACTGGCGCAAAAATCTAAAGTAAATTATAACCGGATAGCTCGTTCACCTCGCAAGGGGACGGTTAACCAACAATGGGGCTAGATTCCGTTGTCTGTTGGTTAAGGTTAGGATGGCCTCTACTCGAGTTCCACGACCTCTCCACGCCCGTTGTCAAGGATTTCTCGCACCTCGGCCAAGCGTTCTTGACCCTCCTCGTGGAGCCTTGTCCCTTCATCGAGATCACACTCATCCGCATCGAGCTGCTCAATGATTTCTTCGACACGGGTCAGCCGGTCGTGAATCTCTTGGTCGTTTGCCACGCTCAGATCACCCCCAACCAAAGCCCAGTGATAGCCAACAACAGCAACAACAGCACAGCGATTGCGGCCTTGTAATAGACCGGCGGGAGGCCCTCGGGTACGGCCGCCTCGTCGACTGCTTCGGCAAGCTCCCGTTCATGTTCGTGCTCTTGCTGGAAGGTCTCGTACGCGGCGTCGAGTTGCTGTGCCAGCGGCTTGACTTCGCCCGCCAAGAACTCCTCGCGGGAATTCACGATATACTCACCGGCGGCCGTCGGCGTGATCGTTGCCACATCCGCGACCTGATCGGCGATTAACCGGTCGTCAGTATGCCCGATCGCCGTGACGATCGGGGTGTTTGCGGTGAAGATAGCTTCCGAGACCCGCTCGGTGTTGAACGCCTGGAGGTTCGAATCGCTCCCGCCACCGCGACCGACGATAATCGCGTCGACGTCCTCGGAGCGGTCCAGATGGTGGATGCCGTTCGCGATGGATGTGGGCGACTCCGACCCTTGGACGGTGGCGTCCTTCACCAGGATGTCGACGGTAGGGTCCTGTTCGTGGATCGCGTTCTGGATGTCATAACGGGCATCGCCACGGAGGGAGGTTACGACCCCAACCCGCTCTGGGAACGCCGGCGGGCGCTGTTTCTGCTCGTCGTCGAACCAGCCACGCTCTTCGAGTTCGCTTCGTAGTCGCTCGACGGCAGCTGCTTGATCGCCGTCGCCGACGACGATCACCTCCCACGGCTTGAGGTCGATTTTCCCGCCCTCTGTCCAGTAGTCGATATCGCCTTCGAGGATGACCTCGGTCCCGTCCTCGAGGTCAGCGTCCATCTTCTGATAGCGGTTCGCCCAGAGCATACAGGGAAGCTCGGCGTCGCCGTCAGTCAGGGTGAAATAGAGGGCGGTACTGTTCTGATGGAGATCCGTGACCTCGCCAATACAGCGGACGCCGTTGAGGGCAGGCGTGTCCTGGACGACCGATGCAATTCGGTCGTTCAGCTCTTGGACTGAAAGAACATTCCCGGACAGGACATCATCTACCTCCCGTTCGGCATCAGCCATCGCACTAACTTAACACGGGGAGAGCAGATTCAAAAATGTACTCACCAGTGCCAGTGTACCCTGCCAACTGTTCTGTGTCGTTGAATTACTCCAGTAACCCGAGGTCAGTGAGCCGGTTTTCGATCACTGTAAGCGCTTGTTCAGCATCGTCAAGCTGTTTTCCGCCCGTGATGACGAGCTTTCCACTCCCGAAGAGGAGTGCGACGACGTCCGGGTCGTCAAGCCGGTAGACGAGCCCCGGGAACTGCTCTGGTTCGTATTCGATGTGTTCGAGACCGAGGCCGATCGCAATCGCATTCAAATTGAGTGTGTGGTCGAGGTCCCCACTTGAGACAATATTCTGGATTTCGATATCTGGAGAGGTAGCGACATCGACACCCAATTCACGGAGCTCGTCGAAGACGTATTCCAACGCAGTCGTCACATCGTCGACGCTTTTTGCACCCGTACAGACGACTTTCCCCGAGCGGAAAATGAGCGCTGCGGCTTTAGGATCGTGCATCCGATATACGAGTCCAGGGAAGTTATCGGGATCGTAGTCGGTGGCTCCTAAATCCTCAGAAAGCGTTTCCAGATCGAGTTCTTGACCGATATCGGACGACGCGACCACATTCTCGACTTGAATTGATTCGGCTGTGACACTCATAGGAGTACCTTCCAGTCACAACCCCCTTAAAACGGGGAGTGACTTCGAGCGTCGGTGTGGTACCTTCCGAATTAGAGGTCGCGGGGCTGGACCGTCTTCCGGTCGTTGGCCTCGGCACGCTCTGCGGCGTCGTCGAGCAGTTCGGCGACCTCTTCGTTGAGGGCGTCGTAGAAATTTGCCGAGACGTTGTGGTCCGAGAGTGCGTCCTTCACGGCTGCTTTGACGATTAGGTCAGACATTCCATCGCGGATTTCTCTTGTCCACCATATAAAGGTTCGAAGTTCTCACGCAAGGTTCTCGCCTCGTCGTATCGAATATTGGCCTTTGAGCACCAGAGAGAACATATGCCACCCCTCAAAAATAGTGAACGGACGGATGCACGATCTAACTGGGTTCCAGCGGGACATCTTGTACGTGATCGCCGGGCTCGAGGAACCACACGGGCTCGCAGTAAAGGCCGAACTCGACGACTACTACGAACAGGAGATCAACCACGGCCGGCTCTATCCGAATCTCGACGACCTCGTCGAGAGAGGGCTCCTCAAGAAAGGCGAACTCGACAAGCGAACCAATCTGTACTCGCTAACGCAACGAGGCTCCCGCGAAATTGAGGCACGTCGAGAGTGGGAAGACGAATATATCGAGTCTGCAGAAGAAGTCGCTCCGTCGACCTAGATGCCATTTATCGCACAGTCTTCTACAGACGAGGAGGGAGGGACAGTTCTTCCTGAAGAGGTAGAGGATGGTACTGACGTCGTGTGTCCAGCCTGTGGCGGAACGATGCGACCACGGGGCCCATTTGATGATGGCCGCGCCCGCCATTTCTATCACGTTACTGCGGGCTCAGGGGATTCGACGGCCAATTGCTCCGGAGGAGAGTCGGATCCGCATCGAAAGATGAAATCCCTCGCAGTTTCGGCGTTGCGGCAGCGGTTTGACCAATATACCCGTTGCGGACCCGAGCTCACCGTCGACGTCCCCAATACGCCGACGCTTACTGATTCTCGCCGGGCAGATGCCCTCGTCGAATTTCCCGCTGATGACACAAACGACTACCTTGGGCGTGGATTGATCGTTGAGGTACAATACGCGAACGAAGACAAAGACCTCGACGCGGTCACGCACGACTATCTCTCGGCCGGATATAGCGTCTACTGGGCCAGCCCTGACGATTTTACGAACGACCGATTCCGTATTGAGGAGATGGTCGTCGCATTCGACAAACGGGCTGACACCGCCTTCGCAGCTTCGTGGGCAGACCCTCCAGAGGTAGATCCGCCTGAGAAGTATCTAGAGCGGTTTGTGAACGGTGACTCCCTAACTTTCTCCGACCCGAATCCGGACTGTGATCACACCTGGAAATACGGAGGGAGTGACCTCCATGACCGGGATTTCTGTAAACACTGTCGGCTTGAGCGCTGGAAAGAGAGAGCTGTTGATGCCTATATCTACGATGAGTCGACCATCAAGACGAGTTCCGATCTTGCTGACAGAGCTGCTCAAGCAGCGTTTGAACAGCGAGAAAAGGAGGAGAAGAAAGAAGACCATCAACACGTCTGGGAGCCGCGAGGAGAGAACCGCTATCGGTGCCGGTGTGGGGCCCGTCTCAAAGAGCACAACGGAGAGGAGGTCATCTCAAATGATCCGTTCGAGGACTTCTCTGAGATGACGACCACGGACCCCCAGTACTGCGATCACATTTGGGAACGTGAGGACGGCTGCATGAAGTGTATCTCTTGCGGACTTGAGGACCCGATCTAACCTGTTCCGTCTTGTACTGGCCTACAGCTGGGAGAGATTATTTGCTTACCGAGATGTTCTTTGCCGGTATGCCCTTCCGCGGTCGTCGTGACGGTCGCCCGGTCGTCCCCGCCATAGTTGACGATGGAGAAGAAGTCACCTGTCCGGTATGCGGCGGGACGATGTACCCGCGATCGGCGCCGGGCAAGTCTCGACACTTCTACCACGTATTAGACGACGCCGGCCAGCGCTGCTCGAATGGCGGCGAGTCAGAGACCCACGAACGCGCAGTCGCCCGTGTTGAGGTCGCTCTGCACCAGCAATTTGGAGAAAACGCCCGCATCGAGACGGAGGTGGACGTCGACGTGGCCGAGGTGCCAACACCTGTGACCGAACGCCGGGCCGACGCACTCGCGACCTTTGACGATTGGAACCCTTATTTCGGGGAAGGCCTCGCCGTTGAGGTACAGCACAGTCACAAGGACAAGGACGTCCATC
It includes:
- a CDS encoding TATA-box-binding protein gives rise to the protein MSVTAESIQVENVVASSDIGQELDLETLSEDLGATDYDPDNFPGLVYRMHDPKAAALIFRSGKVVCTGAKSVDDVTTALEYVFDELRELGVDVATSPDIEIQNIVSSGDLDHTLNLNAIAIGLGLEHIEYEPEQFPGLVYRLDDPDVVALLFGSGKLVITGGKQLDDAEQALTVIENRLTDLGLLE
- a CDS encoding PadR family transcriptional regulator; this encodes MHDLTGFQRDILYVIAGLEEPHGLAVKAELDDYYEQEINHGRLYPNLDDLVERGLLKKGELDKRTNLYSLTQRGSREIEARREWEDEYIESAEEVAPST
- a CDS encoding DUF1931 domain-containing protein, with the protein product MSDLIVKAAVKDALSDHNVSANFYDALNEEVAELLDDAAERAEANDRKTVQPRDL
- a CDS encoding VirB4 family type IV secretion system protein, whose translation is MRNVILQTDGGALGSVAGWLQNLTPAESAVLALAVGLGLGVGSKYLWDRFTADDEPDVDFTDVLDEETLEEGEAERQLLDDISESHKTVTAPAAIEWETRAAQVGEQWTSTLYIANYADYPNDGYLSDLFEMTDVQFDLTAHITPKNQERARNELQDIADDLQVDADLEQSIRSAYLQERANEAAATYKAVENGANVFDQGMFITVRADEKDDLRDAVQTVKSALRDDPANLTPKTAICRQDLALQSAAPIGDNEFGRTSIALGGAVGALLSSPHNATILEEGGVEFGIHKDNQSPVVIDPFARDNGYAMFTVGDTGSGKSFSSKQNFIRSIEQSKDRIGIILEPLNNWAGVSEALDAKRITVGGTLGLNPLEIRETPEHVQRAMGEDASPFNEKLDDAMSFLTNFFALRGISLGDRRTTLELALKRAYQRNGITDDISTHSNPSPTIREMMDVFEDMVDDPEEFVVRSDEEAGKIKENATWLLDQLRPFEDDGRHANLGQESDFDIRDEKVIYLDLAQQEGSVDSSTALTMQLLISLVYERAKVSEKEVVFYIDEARYIMQDAASLAFLETVFRHHRHHDLSIRLVTQTVDEFFEHAESEAILDQCAVKQFHRLDGMDEEWADEFGLNYAQMRFVQDAVPGNEDAGFSEALVGVDGEWRGIQVKAMPKEKQVIDFEPTEQRRSSLPGTGENAVDADVQAFQDEIERRGTDNGQLQSERTPTETDGGETGGGDDA
- the xseA gene encoding exodeoxyribonuclease VII large subunit; the encoded protein is MADAEREVDDVLSGNVLSVQELNDRIASVVQDTPALNGVRCIGEVTDLHQNSTALYFTLTDGDAELPCMLWANRYQKMDADLEDGTEVILEGDIDYWTEGGKIDLKPWEVIVVGDGDQAAAVERLRSELEERGWFDDEQKQRPPAFPERVGVVTSLRGDARYDIQNAIHEQDPTVDILVKDATVQGSESPTSIANGIHHLDRSEDVDAIIVGRGGGSDSNLQAFNTERVSEAIFTANTPIVTAIGHTDDRLIADQVADVATITPTAAGEYIVNSREEFLAGEVKPLAQQLDAAYETFQQEHEHERELAEAVDEAAVPEGLPPVYYKAAIAVLLLLLLAITGLWLGVI
- the xseB gene encoding exodeoxyribonuclease VII small subunit — its product is MANDQEIHDRLTRVEEIIEQLDADECDLDEGTRLHEEGQERLAEVREILDNGRGEVVELE